A single region of the Halobacterium wangiae genome encodes:
- a CDS encoding MOSC domain-containing protein — MARIEDLRVYPVKGLDGVSIDEAAVLDGGTLAGDREFALFDADGDVVNGKRTSRVHELQTAFDPETTELTVAVDGERRTFDLDADRERAADWFGDVFDLDLTLERDESLGFVDRREMGPSVVSTATLREVASWFKEMTVEGARRRLRANVEVSGVPPFWEDRFVGDDAPGFVAGGVRFEGVTPCARCVVPERDPETGEPTPEFRERFVARRRETFPEWADVDAFDHYYTLMLIARVPESDRGRTLHVGDDVSVVET; from the coding sequence ATGGCGCGAATCGAGGACCTCCGCGTGTACCCGGTGAAGGGGCTGGACGGCGTGTCCATCGACGAGGCCGCGGTGCTGGACGGCGGGACGCTCGCGGGCGACCGCGAGTTCGCCCTCTTCGACGCCGACGGCGACGTCGTCAACGGGAAGCGGACGTCCCGCGTCCACGAACTGCAGACGGCGTTCGACCCCGAGACGACCGAACTCACCGTCGCCGTCGACGGCGAGCGACGGACGTTCGACCTGGACGCGGACCGCGAGCGAGCGGCCGACTGGTTCGGCGACGTCTTCGACCTCGACTTGACCCTCGAACGAGACGAGTCGCTGGGGTTCGTCGACCGCCGCGAGATGGGGCCGTCGGTCGTCAGCACGGCGACGCTCCGGGAGGTCGCGTCGTGGTTCAAGGAGATGACCGTCGAGGGTGCACGTCGGCGGCTCCGCGCGAACGTCGAGGTGTCCGGCGTCCCGCCGTTCTGGGAGGACCGGTTCGTCGGTGACGACGCACCCGGCTTCGTGGCGGGCGGCGTCCGCTTCGAGGGCGTAACGCCGTGTGCCCGCTGCGTGGTCCCCGAACGCGACCCGGAGACGGGCGAACCGACCCCCGAGTTCCGCGAGCGATTCGTCGCCAGGCGCCGCGAGACGTTCCCGGAGTGGGCGGACGTCGACGCCTTCGACCACTACTACACGCTGATGCTAATCGCCCGGGTGCCTGAGTCCGACCGCGGACGGACGCTCCACGTGGGCGACGACGTCTCCGTCGTCGAGACCTGA
- a CDS encoding cold-shock protein: MANGKVDFFNDTGGYGFIETEDEDEDVFFHMEDVGGPDLEEGQEVEFDIEQADKGPRATNVTRL; this comes from the coding sequence ATGGCAAACGGTAAGGTTGACTTCTTCAACGACACGGGCGGTTACGGTTTCATCGAGACTGAGGACGAGGACGAGGACGTTTTCTTCCACATGGAAGACGTTGGCGGTCCGGACCTCGAGGAGGGACAGGAAGTGGAGTTCGACATCGAGCAGGCCGACAAGGGTCCGCGCGCGACCAACGTCACCCGCCTGTAA
- a CDS encoding GNAT family N-acetyltransferase: protein MPGPLFLDGDAVSLHPAVEADVPFLVETANDPRVRATRTSPLPKRADTYRDRLGGMLGRHDETLALLVCVDGERVGFLYLLRENPGDRVHRKAELAYWFAPDHWGNGYATEAADLAVGHAFDGIGLHKVTAKAYESNEASRRVLEKVGFSEEGCFEREAYVDGEWVDYRRYGLLSEDY from the coding sequence ATGCCCGGTCCGCTGTTCCTCGACGGTGACGCCGTCTCGTTGCACCCCGCAGTCGAGGCCGACGTCCCGTTCCTCGTGGAGACCGCCAACGACCCGCGCGTGCGAGCGACGCGAACCAGTCCGTTGCCGAAGAGGGCCGACACCTACCGCGACCGCCTCGGCGGGATGCTCGGCCGGCACGACGAGACGCTCGCGCTGCTCGTCTGCGTGGACGGGGAGCGCGTGGGCTTCCTCTACCTCCTGCGAGAGAATCCCGGCGACCGCGTGCACCGGAAAGCCGAACTCGCCTACTGGTTCGCGCCCGACCACTGGGGGAACGGCTACGCGACGGAAGCGGCCGACCTGGCGGTCGGCCACGCCTTCGACGGCATCGGCCTCCACAAGGTCACCGCGAAAGCGTACGAGTCGAACGAGGCGTCCCGGCGCGTGCTGGAGAAGGTCGGCTTCTCCGAGGAGGGGTGCTTCGAGCGCGAGGCGTACGTAGACGGGGAGTGGGTCGACTACCGCCGGTACGGCCTGCTCAGCGAGGACTACTGA
- a CDS encoding RAD55 family ATPase: MRISTGVSGLDSLLDGGLPARRLYTLSGPPGSGKTTLAAQYVTEGIRNGEDVLYVTMHETRNELVEDMSNYEFGFERAANSERFEFLNLTRERSRRSLTQYGRESGLSSRLASMIRQEDYDRVVVDSTMLLAHFADDSEAEVTHFATGLKQTDATVLLVSEMTDPTAYAEEHYLAHGVVFLHNFLEEGGMTRGIQLVKMRGTNIDCDIRDVTFTGSGLQVDPGRKVRPQ, translated from the coding sequence ATGAGGATATCGACTGGCGTCTCCGGGCTCGACAGCCTCCTCGACGGGGGGTTGCCGGCTCGCCGCCTCTACACGCTGAGCGGGCCGCCGGGCAGCGGGAAGACGACGCTCGCGGCCCAGTACGTCACCGAGGGCATCCGGAACGGCGAGGACGTGCTGTACGTGACGATGCACGAGACCCGAAACGAACTCGTCGAGGACATGTCGAACTACGAGTTCGGCTTCGAGCGCGCCGCCAACTCCGAGCGATTCGAGTTCCTGAACCTCACGCGCGAGCGCTCCCGGCGGTCGCTCACCCAGTACGGCCGGGAGTCCGGGCTCTCCTCGCGGCTCGCGTCGATGATCCGCCAGGAGGACTACGACCGCGTCGTCGTCGACTCGACGATGCTGCTCGCGCACTTCGCGGACGACTCGGAGGCCGAGGTGACCCACTTCGCGACGGGGCTGAAACAGACGGACGCCACCGTACTCCTGGTCTCGGAGATGACGGACCCGACGGCGTACGCCGAGGAGCACTACCTTGCCCACGGCGTCGTCTTCCTCCACAACTTCCTCGAGGAGGGCGGGATGACCCGGGGCATCCAGCTGGTGAAGATGCGCGGGACGAACATCGACTGCGACATCCGGGACGTGACGTTCACGGGCTCCGGACTCCAGGTCGACCCCGGACGGAAAGTCCGGCCACAGTGA
- a CDS encoding DUF4097 family beta strand repeat-containing protein → MDHASGPDHTTQALETTTGDCVSVRTPEGDVNVEPGESARLHTTSESGFSVTTWREDATLNVAVERDGDDAVDVELELPGDCRVGSVSTGSGDVVVRDVDGAPAVETAGGDVRISGTTGVQSVWTGDGDAAVSVATLPRDATVETVDGDVTLALSPTLDATVELHVRDGDVNRPTDVFDDVEEQSTEYVRGVLGDGDRWLTAKTGSGDATVQRT, encoded by the coding sequence ATGGACCACGCGAGTGGGCCGGACCACACCACCCAGGCCCTGGAGACCACCACGGGGGACTGCGTGTCGGTCCGGACGCCGGAGGGGGACGTGAACGTCGAACCCGGCGAGTCGGCGCGCCTGCACACCACGAGCGAGAGTGGGTTCTCGGTCACGACGTGGCGCGAGGACGCCACCCTGAACGTCGCCGTGGAGCGCGACGGCGACGACGCGGTCGACGTGGAACTCGAACTCCCCGGCGACTGCCGCGTCGGGTCGGTCTCCACCGGGTCGGGCGACGTGGTCGTCCGCGACGTCGACGGCGCGCCCGCGGTCGAGACGGCGGGCGGCGACGTCCGCATCTCCGGGACGACGGGCGTCCAGTCGGTGTGGACCGGCGACGGCGACGCGGCCGTGTCGGTCGCCACCCTCCCCCGAGACGCCACCGTCGAGACGGTCGACGGCGACGTGACCCTGGCCCTCAGCCCGACCCTCGACGCGACCGTCGAGCTGCACGTCCGGGACGGCGACGTGAACAGGCCCACGGACGTGTTCGACGACGTCGAGGAGCAGTCGACCGAGTACGTCCGTGGCGTCCTCGGGGACGGCGATCGGTGGCTCACCGCGAAGACCGGAAGTGGCGACGCCACCGTACAGCGCACGTGA
- the ilvD gene encoding dihydroxy-acid dehydratase, translated as MHNQKDPDLPSNDVTEGVERAPHRAMFRAMGYDDADFSSPMVGVANPAADVTPCNVHLDDVAEGAIEGVESGDGMPIEFGTITISDAISMGTEGMRASLISREVIADSVELVAFGERMDGLVTVAGCDKNLPGMMIAAIRTDLPTVFLYGGSIMPGEHEGREVTVQNVFEGVGSVASGDMSEDELDEMERHACPGAGSCGGMFTANTMASISEALGLAPLGSASPPAESEERYETAARAGELAVECVQERRRPSDVLSRESFENAIAVQVALGGSTNAVLHLLALAAEAGVDLDIEDFNTISDRTPKIAKLQPGGTRVMNDLHEVGGVPVVLRRLLNAGLVHGDALTVTGRTLAEELDHLGVDGSVEEDVDFLRPVDDPFHETGAITVLTGNLAPDGAVLKVTGEDETEHTGPARIFESEEDAMAYVQEGHIESGDVIVIRNEGPRGGPGMREMLGVTAAVVGQGHEDDVALLTDGRFSGATRGPMVGHVAPEAASGGPIALLEDGDEVTVDVPSRELSVALSDAELAERREQWSEPDPRYDAGVLRKYGDQFGSAAEGAVTNPAVKRD; from the coding sequence ATGCACAACCAGAAGGACCCGGACCTCCCGAGCAACGACGTGACGGAGGGCGTCGAACGGGCGCCCCACCGCGCGATGTTCCGCGCGATGGGCTACGACGACGCGGACTTCTCCTCGCCGATGGTCGGCGTCGCGAACCCGGCGGCGGACGTCACGCCCTGCAACGTCCACCTCGACGACGTGGCCGAGGGCGCCATCGAGGGCGTCGAGAGCGGTGACGGGATGCCCATCGAGTTCGGCACCATCACCATCTCGGACGCCATCTCGATGGGGACCGAGGGGATGCGCGCGTCGCTCATCTCCCGGGAGGTCATCGCGGACAGCGTCGAACTCGTCGCGTTCGGCGAGCGCATGGACGGCCTCGTCACGGTGGCCGGCTGCGACAAGAACCTCCCCGGGATGATGATCGCGGCCATCCGTACGGACCTCCCGACCGTCTTCCTCTACGGGGGCTCGATCATGCCCGGCGAGCACGAGGGCCGCGAGGTCACGGTGCAGAACGTCTTCGAGGGCGTCGGCTCCGTCGCCTCGGGCGACATGAGCGAGGACGAACTCGACGAGATGGAGCGCCACGCGTGCCCCGGGGCGGGCTCCTGCGGCGGGATGTTCACCGCGAACACGATGGCCTCGATTAGCGAAGCGCTCGGGCTGGCGCCGCTGGGCTCCGCGAGCCCGCCCGCGGAGAGCGAGGAGCGCTACGAGACCGCCGCTCGCGCGGGCGAACTCGCCGTCGAGTGCGTCCAGGAGCGCCGCCGGCCCTCCGACGTACTCTCCAGAGAATCCTTCGAGAACGCCATCGCAGTGCAGGTCGCGCTCGGCGGGTCGACGAACGCCGTGCTCCACCTGCTCGCGCTCGCCGCGGAGGCCGGCGTCGACCTCGACATCGAGGACTTCAACACCATCAGCGACCGCACGCCGAAGATCGCGAAACTCCAGCCCGGAGGAACGCGCGTGATGAACGACCTCCACGAGGTCGGCGGTGTCCCGGTCGTCCTCCGGCGCCTGCTCAACGCGGGACTGGTCCACGGCGACGCGCTCACCGTCACCGGGCGCACGCTCGCCGAGGAACTCGACCACCTCGGCGTCGATGGGTCCGTCGAGGAGGACGTGGACTTCCTCCGCCCCGTCGACGACCCGTTCCACGAGACGGGCGCCATCACCGTTCTGACTGGTAACCTCGCGCCGGACGGCGCGGTGCTGAAGGTCACCGGGGAGGACGAGACCGAACACACTGGCCCCGCTCGAATCTTCGAGTCCGAGGAGGACGCCATGGCGTACGTCCAGGAGGGCCACATCGAGTCGGGCGACGTCATCGTCATCCGCAACGAGGGCCCGCGCGGCGGCCCGGGGATGCGCGAGATGCTCGGCGTCACCGCCGCCGTCGTCGGCCAGGGCCACGAGGACGACGTCGCACTGCTGACGGACGGTCGGTTCTCCGGCGCGACGCGGGGGCCGATGGTCGGCCACGTCGCCCCGGAGGCCGCCAGCGGCGGCCCAATCGCACTCCTCGAGGACGGCGACGAGGTCACCGTGGACGTGCCGAGCCGCGAACTCTCCGTCGCGCTCTCCGACGCCGAACTTGCCGAGCGACGCGAACAGTGGTCGGAACCGGACCCGCGCTACGACGCGGGCGTCCTCCGGAAGTACGGCGATCAGTTCGGCTCCGCCGCGGAGGGCGCGGTGACGAACCCGGCGGTCAAGCGGGACTAG
- a CDS encoding glycosyltransferase: protein MDATVAVVHYPEGAGHATRMLAVARELEARGATVELAGGGPGERFVELLGYEEYVPTVVDFIGDYQGGGSLRDVLTGSVPDAVRRVRDVAQWLRRVDADCVVTDDMFASVAAVLARVPQYVCTHNTPGYYDDLAERVGAAVLTRQQVWASRRFFYPAVWPERDGDPRGVERVPPLALDVPLNAEETPDVDVLISPSTYSTALDDVADRLRDAGRDVTVVGGEDWTTVASMLPVLREASVVVCPGYSTVMEAAVAGTPCVVYPFTSEQRGVARFVERGGESGFAVAETPADAVAAVENPPDPPSFENGAPVVAERVADDLDYE, encoded by the coding sequence ATGGACGCCACCGTCGCCGTCGTGCACTACCCCGAGGGCGCGGGGCACGCGACGCGAATGCTCGCCGTCGCGCGGGAACTGGAGGCGCGCGGCGCGACGGTAGAACTCGCCGGCGGCGGGCCAGGCGAGCGGTTCGTCGAACTGCTCGGCTACGAGGAGTACGTGCCGACGGTCGTGGACTTCATCGGGGACTACCAGGGCGGCGGGTCGCTGCGGGACGTCCTCACGGGGAGCGTCCCCGACGCGGTGCGCCGGGTCCGGGACGTGGCGCAGTGGCTCCGGCGCGTGGACGCGGACTGCGTCGTCACGGACGACATGTTCGCGTCCGTGGCGGCGGTGCTCGCCCGCGTCCCGCAGTACGTCTGCACGCACAACACCCCCGGCTACTACGACGACCTCGCCGAGCGCGTTGGCGCGGCCGTGCTGACGAGACAGCAGGTGTGGGCGAGCCGGCGCTTCTTCTACCCCGCGGTGTGGCCCGAACGCGACGGCGACCCGCGCGGCGTCGAGCGCGTCCCACCGCTCGCACTCGACGTCCCGCTCAACGCCGAGGAGACGCCGGACGTGGACGTACTGATCTCGCCGAGTACGTACTCGACGGCGCTCGACGACGTGGCCGACCGCCTCCGGGACGCGGGGAGGGACGTCACGGTGGTCGGCGGGGAGGACTGGACGACGGTCGCGTCGATGCTGCCGGTGCTCCGCGAGGCCAGCGTCGTCGTCTGCCCGGGCTACTCGACGGTGATGGAGGCTGCCGTCGCCGGGACGCCCTGCGTCGTCTACCCGTTCACGAGCGAGCAGCGCGGCGTCGCGCGGTTCGTCGAGCGTGGCGGCGAATCAGGCTTCGCGGTCGCCGAGACGCCCGCCGACGCGGTCGCAGCGGTGGAGAATCCGCCCGACCCGCCGTCGTTCGAGAACGGCGCACCGGTGGTGGCCGAGCGGGTGGCCGATGACCTCGACTACGAGTAA
- a CDS encoding beta-ribofuranosylaminobenzene 5'-phosphate synthase family protein — MTTRVETGGRLHFGFLNLSLANERLYGSLGVGLDQPRVIVEAERAERVVCTHDRAREYVERSCSLLDVPGADVAVRAELPVHVGLGSGTQLALAVLAAVARAHDRTPEVRARAPELGRGGRSGVGVATFESGGFVLDAGHPTERFTTDRPPRGEWTVPPVAARHDVPTDWRFVLVLPDAPPGKSDEGEDESMRAAVESAEGGLADRISGVVTRRVLPALATGDVEEFGAGVAAVGRLNGAWYADEQGGVYRPPAGAIVDGLADSPAVSGAGQSSWGPAVYGVTDEARASAAEAAGRDALDAAGVDGDVLVVAPRNTGATIED; from the coding sequence ATGACTACGCGGGTCGAGACCGGCGGCCGCCTCCACTTCGGCTTCCTCAACCTCTCGCTGGCGAACGAGCGGCTGTACGGGAGTCTCGGCGTCGGCCTCGACCAGCCACGGGTGATCGTCGAAGCCGAGCGCGCCGAGCGAGTGGTCTGCACCCACGACCGGGCGCGTGAGTACGTCGAGCGCTCGTGCTCGCTCCTCGACGTTCCGGGCGCGGACGTCGCAGTCCGGGCGGAACTCCCGGTGCACGTCGGTCTCGGCTCCGGCACGCAACTCGCGCTCGCGGTGCTGGCGGCCGTCGCACGGGCCCACGACCGGACCCCAGAGGTTCGGGCGCGCGCCCCGGAACTCGGGCGCGGCGGCCGGAGCGGCGTGGGCGTCGCGACCTTCGAGTCCGGCGGGTTCGTGCTGGACGCCGGCCACCCGACGGAGCGGTTCACGACCGACCGACCACCGCGCGGCGAGTGGACGGTCCCGCCGGTCGCCGCCCGCCACGACGTGCCCACGGACTGGCGCTTCGTGCTCGTGCTCCCGGACGCGCCGCCGGGGAAGTCCGACGAAGGCGAGGACGAGAGCATGCGCGCGGCGGTGGAGTCGGCCGAGGGCGGGTTGGCGGACCGCATCTCCGGCGTGGTGACGCGCCGGGTGCTCCCCGCGCTGGCGACCGGCGACGTGGAGGAGTTCGGTGCCGGGGTCGCGGCGGTCGGCCGCCTCAACGGCGCGTGGTACGCCGACGAGCAGGGTGGCGTCTACCGGCCGCCCGCGGGCGCCATCGTGGACGGACTCGCGGACAGCCCCGCCGTCTCCGGCGCCGGGCAGTCGTCGTGGGGGCCGGCGGTGTACGGCGTCACGGACGAGGCCCGCGCGAGCGCGGCGGAGGCTGCGGGACGCGACGCACTCGACGCGGCGGGCGTCGACGGCGACGTCCTCGTCGTCGCACCCCGGAACACCGGCGCGACAATCGAGGACTGA
- a CDS encoding RAD55 family ATPase, with protein MATIPFGVSRLDGRIGGGAPEGSVVLLSGEAGAGAREFVYTSAVLNGLQSADQELFDLHYGDLHGNAVAPEEIHYVSFTADEAELQREISFTMDEEIVTSGLDAVEFADLSPEYFQLSPVPRAWYSGKHQTIADLGQTGDDRRDVLEAFADYLDEHAQGSLVIVDSLTDLIGARKDDMDFSDIVLTLKGLRKAASDWDGLILLHLARDAVTDEEFGSLMTSVDGTVQFEWERGGNERVRTMFVREFRGVLSRLEEEDIVQFETEVHDAGFDVTDVRKIR; from the coding sequence ATGGCGACGATTCCGTTCGGCGTCTCGCGGCTGGACGGCCGCATCGGCGGCGGTGCGCCCGAGGGGAGCGTGGTGCTGCTGTCGGGGGAGGCCGGTGCGGGGGCCCGGGAGTTCGTCTACACGAGTGCGGTGCTGAACGGCCTCCAGTCCGCGGACCAGGAGCTGTTCGACCTCCACTACGGCGACCTCCACGGGAACGCTGTGGCGCCCGAGGAGATCCACTACGTGTCGTTCACGGCCGACGAGGCGGAGCTCCAGCGGGAGATCTCGTTCACGATGGACGAGGAGATCGTGACGTCCGGGCTCGACGCGGTGGAGTTCGCGGACCTCTCCCCGGAGTACTTCCAGTTGAGTCCGGTGCCGCGGGCGTGGTACTCGGGGAAACACCAGACCATCGCGGACCTCGGACAGACCGGCGACGACCGCCGTGACGTCCTGGAGGCGTTCGCGGACTACCTCGACGAGCACGCCCAGGGCAGCCTCGTGATCGTGGACTCGCTGACCGACCTCATCGGCGCGCGCAAGGACGACATGGATTTCAGCGACATCGTGTTGACGCTGAAGGGGTTGCGGAAGGCCGCCAGCGATTGGGACGGCCTCATCCTGTTGCACCTGGCGCGGGACGCGGTCACCGACGAGGAGTTCGGGAGCCTGATGACCTCCGTCGACGGCACCGTGCAGTTCGAGTGGGAGCGCGGCGGCAACGAGCGCGTCCGGACGATGTTCGTCCGGGAGTTCCGCGGCGTCCTCAGTCGACTGGAGGAGGAGGACATCGTGCAGTTCGAGACGGAAGTCCACGATGCCGGCTTCGACGTCACCGACGTGCGGAAGATACGGTGA
- a CDS encoding transcription factor S → MQFCDDCGSMMHKQGEEMVCSSCGAVEESEADGGFVETAAQDTSDVIETSEDANFEGKPTAEETCPECGHDTAWYTIKQTGSADEPPTRFFKCKDCGARWRDYS, encoded by the coding sequence ATGCAGTTCTGCGACGACTGCGGCTCGATGATGCACAAGCAGGGCGAGGAGATGGTGTGTTCGAGCTGCGGCGCCGTCGAGGAGAGCGAGGCCGACGGGGGGTTCGTGGAGACGGCCGCCCAGGACACCAGCGACGTCATCGAGACGAGCGAGGACGCGAACTTCGAGGGGAAGCCGACCGCCGAGGAGACGTGTCCGGAGTGTGGCCACGACACGGCGTGGTACACCATCAAGCAGACCGGGAGCGCCGACGAACCGCCGACGCGCTTCTTCAAGTGCAAGGACTGTGGCGCGCGCTGGCGGGATTACAGCTAA
- a CDS encoding NAD(P)H-dependent flavin oxidoreductase — MALSTALTERLGIDVPLVQAPIGSATNPELAAAVADACALGMLAVTWLDPEEARADVADALGRTDGTVGVNIVVDDAAKDVPTEEHVEACLDAGAEVISFSFGDAAPYVERVHDAGGIVLQTVGSAAEAREAEAAAVDVVVAQGWEAGGHVQSEVATLPLVPRVVDAVPDTPVIAAGGIADGRGVAAVLTLGAAGAWLGTRFLAAAEADVHPDYRERVLTADETGTTYGTVFDEGWPEVPHRVLDNETTECWGAAGRPDEAKPGAGDAVAESPDGEPIRRYEDSLAVPGTEGDVTELPLYAGQSAGLTIERRPAGEIVESLAGETCAALDHRPEC, encoded by the coding sequence GTGGCACTCTCGACCGCCCTGACTGAGAGACTCGGAATCGACGTCCCCCTGGTCCAGGCACCTATCGGGAGCGCGACGAACCCCGAACTCGCGGCCGCCGTCGCCGACGCCTGTGCGCTGGGGATGCTCGCGGTGACGTGGCTGGACCCCGAGGAGGCCCGCGCGGACGTGGCCGACGCGCTCGGCCGGACGGACGGCACCGTCGGTGTGAACATCGTCGTGGACGACGCCGCGAAGGACGTGCCCACCGAGGAGCACGTCGAGGCGTGCCTGGACGCGGGCGCGGAGGTGATCTCCTTCTCGTTCGGCGACGCGGCGCCGTACGTCGAGCGCGTCCACGACGCCGGCGGAATCGTCCTCCAGACCGTCGGGAGCGCCGCGGAGGCCCGCGAGGCGGAGGCTGCAGCCGTTGACGTCGTGGTCGCGCAGGGGTGGGAAGCCGGCGGCCACGTCCAGAGCGAGGTGGCGACGCTCCCGCTGGTGCCGCGTGTCGTGGACGCGGTGCCCGACACCCCGGTTATCGCCGCGGGCGGTATCGCGGACGGCCGTGGCGTGGCCGCAGTGCTGACGCTCGGCGCGGCGGGGGCGTGGCTCGGGACGCGGTTCCTCGCCGCGGCGGAGGCAGACGTCCACCCCGACTACCGCGAGCGAGTGCTGACCGCCGACGAGACGGGGACGACCTACGGCACGGTGTTCGACGAGGGGTGGCCCGAGGTCCCTCACCGCGTGCTCGACAACGAGACGACCGAGTGCTGGGGAGCAGCGGGTCGCCCCGACGAGGCGAAACCCGGCGCTGGCGACGCCGTCGCCGAGTCCCCCGACGGCGAGCCGATCCGTCGCTACGAGGACTCGCTGGCGGTCCCCGGAACCGAGGGCGACGTGACCGAACTGCCGCTGTACGCGGGCCAGAGCGCGGGCCTCACGATCGAACGCCGGCCTGCGGGCGAAATCGTCGAGTCGCTGGCGGGGGAGACCTGTGCGGCGCTCGACCACCGGCCGGAGTGCTGA
- a CDS encoding NUDIX domain-containing protein, whose amino-acid sequence MDEYAYVVNVDAAVVRDDEYLVVERSAEEDHAAGTLAFPGGKVEQTEGFDAVENTARREVREETGVEVGAVEYVSSNAFVADEGTQCLNVVTWCEYESGEPEAREPEEVADAFWLPYEAFGEREDVPEYIAAFAERVEERRSY is encoded by the coding sequence ATGGACGAGTACGCGTACGTCGTGAACGTCGATGCGGCAGTCGTCAGAGACGACGAGTACCTCGTGGTCGAGCGGAGCGCCGAGGAGGACCACGCGGCGGGCACGCTGGCGTTCCCCGGTGGGAAGGTCGAGCAGACCGAGGGGTTCGACGCCGTCGAGAACACCGCGCGTCGTGAGGTCCGCGAGGAGACGGGCGTGGAGGTCGGCGCCGTCGAGTACGTCTCCAGCAACGCGTTCGTCGCCGACGAGGGGACGCAGTGCCTGAACGTGGTGACGTGGTGTGAGTACGAGAGCGGAGAACCCGAGGCCCGCGAACCCGAGGAGGTGGCCGACGCGTTCTGGCTGCCGTACGAGGCGTTCGGCGAGCGCGAGGACGTGCCGGAGTACATCGCGGCGTTCGCCGAGCGGGTCGAGGAGCGCCGCAGTTACTGA
- a CDS encoding ZIP family metal transporter encodes MSVTQSVGAVRANTSRLGVLGTLGFVLLSAYVLVGDAPVKLLGISWVAFAAMAGAAALGARASSEHPTGLVWGYGLASGAMITSASVFLVPQAIGYAPKPGGFGVAAGILVGFAAHTVGHLLTHFDLPLDRTSAELTAHSLAAGSIIGVVYTAMPELGPLLGLAIVSHKGPAGYAAARRLVRGDRSPAMLLLPASGVGLAALTVTLFSFPTDPTFRAVVFGFAAGIFLHVAMDFLPHCETGSEVHDAATRAGHEHDHTLLDDLREQAVLSTATGGLVVAAAWLLLQ; translated from the coding sequence ATGTCGGTCACTCAGTCAGTCGGTGCCGTCCGCGCGAACACCTCGCGCCTCGGCGTCCTCGGCACACTCGGGTTCGTCTTGCTGTCCGCGTACGTCCTCGTCGGCGACGCGCCCGTCAAACTGCTCGGCATCTCGTGGGTCGCGTTCGCCGCGATGGCCGGTGCAGCAGCGCTCGGCGCCCGCGCGAGCAGCGAACACCCCACCGGTCTGGTCTGGGGGTACGGCCTCGCCAGCGGCGCGATGATCACCAGCGCCAGCGTGTTCCTCGTGCCACAGGCTATCGGCTACGCCCCCAAACCCGGCGGCTTCGGCGTCGCCGCCGGCATCCTCGTCGGCTTCGCCGCGCACACCGTCGGCCACCTTCTCACGCACTTCGACCTCCCCCTGGACCGCACTAGCGCCGAACTCACCGCCCACTCGCTGGCCGCCGGTTCCATCATCGGCGTCGTCTACACCGCGATGCCGGAACTCGGCCCGCTGCTCGGCCTCGCCATCGTCTCCCACAAGGGCCCCGCGGGCTACGCCGCGGCACGCCGCCTCGTCCGGGGCGACCGCTCGCCCGCGATGCTTCTCCTCCCGGCCTCCGGCGTCGGCCTCGCCGCGCTCACGGTCACGCTGTTCTCCTTCCCCACGGACCCGACGTTCCGCGCCGTCGTCTTCGGCTTCGCCGCCGGCATCTTCCTCCACGTCGCGATGGACTTCCTCCCGCACTGCGAGACCGGCAGCGAGGTCCACGACGCCGCCACGCGCGCCGGCCACGAACACGACCACACGCTCCTCGACGACCTCCGCGAGCAGGCCGTCCTCTCGACGGCGACCGGTGGCCTCGTCGTCGCCGCCGCCTGGCTCCTCCTTCAGTAA